A single region of the Halobacterium wangiae genome encodes:
- a CDS encoding DUF7344 domain-containing protein, with amino-acid sequence MSQIPSEQTSEWSGAAELTESARHRLLAAPERRIVLELLAERTAPVDLGELATSVAQQARDDPAPAPELADRTKTRLHHAHLPKLDEAGVIDYDPEANRVEAWRSPGRLL; translated from the coding sequence GCAAACGAGTGAGTGGAGTGGAGCAGCCGAACTGACCGAGAGCGCCCGCCACCGACTGCTCGCCGCCCCGGAGCGTCGAATCGTTCTGGAGCTCCTAGCGGAACGCACCGCGCCCGTCGACCTCGGTGAACTTGCTACGTCCGTGGCCCAGCAGGCACGCGATGACCCTGCACCGGCCCCGGAGCTCGCCGACCGGACGAAGACGCGACTCCACCACGCCCACCTCCCGAAACTCGACGAGGCGGGCGTCATCGACTACGACCCGGAGGCGAACCGCGTCGAGGCCTGGCGGTCCCCCGGCCGACTGCTGTAG
- a CDS encoding peroxidase-related enzyme (This protein belongs to a clade of uncharacterized proteins related to peroxidases such as the alkylhydroperoxidase AhpD.), whose amino-acid sequence MSEEAMTRFPVPDTDDLPDDLRQRIDEETERAGFTPNVFEAYAYKPSHFRAFFAYYDALVDDTPLAREEVEMIVVATSGANDCLYCVVAHGALCRIYADAPKLADQLATNHRAADVSTEHRAMLDFAVKLTESPEAVTEEDVAALRDAGFSQEEIWDIGSVAAFFNLSNRMAVLADMRPNDEFYTLGRDA is encoded by the coding sequence GAAGCGATGACGCGGTTCCCCGTCCCCGACACCGACGACCTGCCCGACGACCTCAGGCAGCGCATCGACGAGGAGACCGAACGTGCGGGGTTCACGCCGAACGTGTTCGAGGCGTACGCGTACAAGCCGAGCCACTTCCGCGCGTTCTTCGCGTACTACGACGCGCTCGTCGACGACACGCCGCTCGCCCGGGAGGAGGTGGAGATGATCGTCGTCGCCACGAGCGGCGCCAACGACTGTCTCTACTGCGTAGTCGCCCACGGCGCGCTCTGTCGCATCTACGCCGACGCGCCGAAGCTCGCGGACCAGCTCGCCACCAACCACCGCGCGGCCGACGTCTCGACGGAACACCGCGCGATGCTCGACTTCGCCGTGAAGCTCACCGAGTCGCCGGAGGCCGTCACCGAGGAGGACGTGGCTGCTCTCCGGGACGCAGGCTTCTCGCAGGAGGAGATATGGGACATCGGCTCGGTCGCGGCGTTCTTCAACCTCTCGAACCGGATGGCCGTGCTCGCAGACATGCGACCGAACGACGAGTTCTACACGCTGGGCCGCGACGCGTAG